The genomic DNA CCTGCTTCCTGGGGCAGCGCTTCGGGATCCTCGTGTTCATCGACGCGCTGGTGCCGCGCCTCGAGGAGAACGCCCGCCGCTACGGGCTTGCCGGGCGGATGGCGGGGGTGCGCCACGCGGGGTTCCAGTTCAGCGACGTGGCGGCGGCGTTCGCCAACCCGCGTCCGATCGTGGAGCGCTTCCAGGAGGCCGCCCGGCGGATGATCGCCGACGGGGCCGACGTGCTGATCCCCGGCGAGGCGGTGCTTTGCGTGCTTCTCGCCTCGCAGGGGGTGAGCCGCGTGGACGACGTGCCGGTGGTCGATGCGCTGGCCGCCACGGTGAAGATGGCGGAGGCGCTGGTGGACCTGCGCCGGATCACCGGGCTCGAGGCGAGCCGGAAGGGGCACTTCGCCGCGGCGCCGCCCCGCGGAAGGGTCGAGGAGCTGCTTCGCTTCTACGGGCTGGACCGATTCGGGCACCAGACGTGAACCA from Candidatus Rokuibacteriota bacterium includes the following:
- a CDS encoding racemase, with the protein product MASSDIRIWHQSFTVLEKLPDYAAALRAHMAKVSRPGTEVVLHGMHPETYATEYPGADIRFGYLYLLHAHQFAVNGLAAQRQGFDAYAISTLPDPVLRETRSLVEIPVVGYGEAAMHLACFLGQRFGILVFIDALVPRLEENARRYGLAGRMAGVRHAGFQFSDVAAAFANPRPIVERFQEAARRMIADGADVLIPGEAVLCVLLASQGVSRVDDVPVVDALAATVKMAEALVDLRRITGLEASRKGHFAAAPPRGRVEELLRFYGLDRFGHQT